One window of the Natrinema sp. CBA1119 genome contains the following:
- the thpR gene encoding RNA 2',3'-cyclic phosphodiesterase, with protein MRLFVSVDLPDDLAEPVADLQAEFTEASGLKFTDPEQAHITMKFLGDVEEGRLPALEREISAAVADADIGPFTVRYGGLGVFPSLEYISVVWLGVKEGGDELTRLHEAIEHRTTAMGFDAEDHDFTPHVTLARMEHAGGKELVQDLVRERDPTIGETRVDEIRLTESTLTDGGPVYSTVESFPLE; from the coding sequence ATGCGACTGTTCGTCAGCGTCGACCTGCCCGACGACCTCGCCGAACCGGTCGCCGACCTGCAAGCCGAGTTCACCGAGGCCAGCGGACTCAAATTCACGGACCCCGAGCAGGCCCACATCACGATGAAGTTTCTCGGCGATGTTGAGGAGGGTCGGTTACCCGCCCTCGAGCGAGAGATCTCCGCCGCAGTCGCGGACGCCGATATCGGCCCCTTCACCGTCCGCTACGGCGGACTGGGGGTCTTCCCGAGCCTCGAGTACATCAGCGTCGTCTGGCTCGGCGTCAAGGAGGGCGGCGACGAACTCACTCGACTCCACGAAGCCATCGAACACCGGACGACTGCGATGGGATTCGACGCCGAGGATCACGACTTCACGCCCCACGTCACGCTCGCGCGGATGGAACACGCCGGCGGCAAGGAACTGGTACAGGACCTCGTCCGGGAGCGCGATCCGACCATCGGCGAGACTCGAGTCGACGAGATTCGACTGACCGAGAGCACTCTCACGGACGGGGGCCCGGTCTACTCGACGGTCGAATCGTTCCCCCTCGAGTGA
- a CDS encoding helix-turn-helix domain-containing protein, with the protein MLNDFAEYFDTSFDVDIEELHDHLVTFTIRMEEPRDEYVEFFTDSEQVEHVEQLDEANYLITKTSCGAYSAIDRNHGVLRRQSRVLTNRRVYTVLFFRREDLRAMIDDFSRIGTVTLGKLTEFNKSKSMLTDRQLEVVTCALEEGYFEWPRRISSEELADELDISRTTALEHLRKAQSKLLTSAIEENNHLPDRAEP; encoded by the coding sequence GTGCTCAACGACTTCGCGGAGTACTTCGACACGTCGTTCGACGTCGACATCGAGGAGCTCCACGACCATCTCGTGACGTTTACGATTCGGATGGAAGAGCCCCGCGACGAGTACGTCGAGTTCTTCACGGACTCCGAGCAGGTCGAGCACGTCGAGCAACTCGACGAAGCGAACTACCTGATCACGAAGACGTCGTGCGGTGCGTACTCCGCCATCGACCGTAACCACGGCGTCCTCCGACGACAGAGTCGCGTTCTCACGAACCGCCGCGTCTACACGGTCCTGTTCTTCCGCCGGGAGGACCTGCGGGCCATGATCGACGATTTCAGCCGGATCGGCACCGTCACGCTGGGCAAGCTTACGGAGTTCAACAAGTCGAAATCGATGCTCACTGACCGGCAACTGGAGGTCGTCACGTGTGCCCTCGAGGAGGGATACTTCGAGTGGCCGCGGCGGATCAGCAGCGAGGAGCTTGCCGACGAACTGGATATCAGCCGGACGACGGCGCTCGAACACCTCCGCAAGGCGCAGTCGAAGCTCCTCACCAGCGCCATCGAGGAGAACAACCACCTGCCCGACCGCGCTGAACCGTAG
- a CDS encoding LeuA family protein yields MQLNDVTLREGDQMPGREYTAEQKIECVRALADLGVPFVQPAFPATGEKDRSVVAELSGTTDAEIIALARALERDIDAAVDAGADVVETFVSVSDRHLEHLLGMSREEMLAMLAEAVDYISDRGVTPHVTLADAFRTDHEALIEVFETIPNVPFVTLADSVGARTPATVSSTLDRLSDDVDFSRVGVHFHDDMGCGTANVLTAYHAGVQKADVSVASLGERAGNSSLEEVVVACAVDLGDNLGIETDELVPVCRTVLETLGEEYGDRKAILGEAISEHESGIHTAAMLSDPATLEPFDPAAFGGERRLVFGKATGDDGARKLLERAGVETDDETLSSFKSTLAERGPFDLDEALTLATREFGD; encoded by the coding sequence ATGCAACTGAACGACGTGACGCTCCGGGAAGGCGACCAGATGCCCGGACGGGAGTACACCGCCGAGCAAAAGATCGAGTGCGTCCGCGCGCTCGCCGACCTCGGCGTTCCGTTCGTTCAACCGGCGTTTCCAGCGACGGGCGAGAAGGACAGGTCCGTCGTCGCGGAACTCAGTGGCACGACCGACGCGGAGATCATCGCGCTGGCGCGGGCGCTCGAGCGCGACATCGACGCGGCGGTCGACGCCGGTGCCGACGTCGTCGAAACGTTCGTCTCGGTTTCGGACAGACACCTCGAGCACCTCCTCGGGATGTCCCGGGAGGAGATGCTGGCGATGCTGGCCGAGGCGGTCGACTATATCTCCGATCGCGGCGTCACACCGCACGTCACGCTCGCGGACGCCTTCCGAACGGATCACGAAGCGCTGATCGAGGTCTTCGAAACGATCCCGAACGTCCCGTTCGTCACGCTCGCAGACTCCGTCGGCGCACGGACGCCCGCGACCGTCTCGTCGACCCTCGATCGGCTCTCGGACGACGTCGACTTCTCGCGCGTCGGCGTCCACTTCCACGACGATATGGGCTGTGGCACGGCGAACGTCCTGACGGCGTACCACGCCGGCGTCCAAAAGGCCGACGTGAGCGTCGCGTCGCTGGGCGAACGGGCGGGGAACAGTTCGCTCGAGGAAGTGGTCGTCGCCTGTGCCGTCGATCTCGGCGACAACCTCGGCATCGAGACAGACGAACTCGTTCCGGTCTGTCGGACCGTCCTCGAGACGCTCGGGGAGGAGTACGGCGACCGAAAGGCGATCCTCGGCGAGGCGATCTCGGAACACGAGTCGGGGATCCACACCGCCGCGATGCTCAGCGATCCCGCCACGCTCGAACCGTTCGATCCCGCTGCTTTCGGCGGTGAGCGCCGACTCGTGTTCGGCAAGGCAACGGGGGACGATGGCGCGCGCAAACTCCTCGAACGCGCGGGTGTCGAGACCGACGACGAGACGCTTTCGTCGTTCAAATCGACGTTGGCCGAGCGCGGCCCGTTCGATCTGGACGAGGCGCTGACCCTCGCGACGCGGGAGTTCGGGGACTGA